TGATCGCGCCACAAATCATCTCCAGACCTCCGAATCAGGCCACCATTACTGATGGCCGGATATAGTTACATGCCGCGTTTCTTGCGCAGCTTCATGGACTTCTTGCGGTGCAAATTCGCAACAGATGTATGAGCCTTACGACGAGCCTTCTTTAGTGCTTGTTTCTGCAAAGAGTTGAGGCGACGAGGGCGCGGGCGCTTACGAATAATTTTCACCTTGCCGTCACGAACAACTTTTTTACGAACGGCTTCGAGCATAGCTGTATCGCCCCCGGCAACTGTATACATTGCGATAGCCTCCTCAAGCATGTCTGAATCGTTGCCTGACAGAGCATCGAAAACTCGCTCCGCTGCTGAATCATCCATGTCATCGATCATGTCGGTAACATCATCTTGGTCTGCGCCCATGGACACTGCCGCATCAGCCAGCGCGGCCAAGGCAGCGTTATAGGCATCAACTTGTTCATCTGTGAAATCAGCGTCTTCATCTACGCCATCTAGCCCAGCCATAATAATGGCCAAAGCATCAAAGGCGTCGGCTTCGGGATCATCATCCTCCAACCATTGCGCGATCATCGACGCAGCGAGGCCACGCTCATCACCTTTGGCGCGCGCGCTAACAGCTTCAAGCATTAATGCTTCACCATCTTTATGCAGTTCCTGCTCTCCCGGTTTACGCTCTCCTGCGCTTTCAAGCATTGCCTTATCGTCAGAACCCTGCACGGTGGCACCAAAAAGAACACGGGCCAGGGGATTAGCGATTGTGAAATTTTTCATGTTTTATCTCTTAACGGCCGCCCGGAGGGCGGCTCATGGTTTATCGCATAAGGATTGGTTTACCGATGATGCGGCGCGCTGAACCGGTAGGGCACACTGCCCATTCGACTTGCCAGTAATCGCTCTCCAGTTGAGCCACGGTTATTACAAACGGCTCTTCGCCCTGTGACTTATCCCGGGGCTTTACTAGCGCGCCTGCTGAATAGAAGCGCTCCAGTAATTCGGTCATGCCTTTCGTGAGCGACTCTTGGGTAACACCGTCCGGCTCGTGCTTGATAGCTTCAGCGAGCTCATAGAAACTACGGGCGATGGCATTCATCAAGGAGGAGACGTGTTGGAAGCGGAGGTAGTTCTTTTTGCTAAACGTGGTCAGCGCGTCATCAATATAAACATCACCGCTAGCCGACACTTTTACAGGATTTATTCGTGCCGTAACGAACGCTTCCAGGTCGATAGCATCGAGGTTTGGAATCTTGGTGATGTTTTGACGATCGATAATGCCTCGCGAGGTGCCTGCAGGTGAGTAATGCCAGCCACCGACATCTGGTACCATCGCAACACCTTTCGCTTTAGCTACAAAAGCGTCACAGCTAATACCGAAGACAACCTGCATGCCAGTTGCACTGTCTTTACAGGAATAAGGGAAGTAGTAGCGTGCGGGCTGGTGTGAACCACCAAAGCCATGACCTTTGGCTTCAGTGATCGCAGCTGCAGCTGTCTGATTGCCTGAAAGATCATAGAAGAAGTCGACGCGAACGGCTTCTGCCAGGTCCTTCAGTGCAGACAGTACAGTTGAGTCGTAACAACCCAGCGAGAGAATGGCAGTTACATTGATCGGGGCTTGTTCCAGAATAGCCAGTGCTTTCAGGTATTCTTCAGCAGTAACTTTCGAGAACGTGCCATCAGAACCACCAACGAACGCCACATCTGCGAACGTAATACCTGAGAACAAATCATCTTTATCATCACTGGTGATCACGCAACCTAGGCGGGTAGACATGCTTTCCAACATGGTTTGCAACCATGCTGGTTGGCCCATATCGTTGACGGCCTCTGGGTTGAAAGAAACCTGATGAGTTTCGAGTTGTTCCACAGAACCATCCGATTGGGTTTCTTTTAGCGTCAGGTTGAGAAGGTCGCTATCCTCATCACTATCAAGCGAAATTGTACGATTGGCTGAAGCCTCGCCGTCTTTGATGTAAATGATGGCCAGTTCGCCATCCTTAAGTGCTGGTGTTTCGTGAGGACCAAACTGAGCCCCTTTTAACACGTACTCACCCAGAACGGTGAAGGAT
The DNA window shown above is from Enterobacter sp. JBIWA008 and carries:
- a CDS encoding phage tail protein; the encoded protein is MNKIGYSVGQAAGVGIMPVNADATLSTGSGGSSVFAGLVISRRGAPGKVLQVTASNYKDVLGTPIHPRLGSAFEPFRHVQQAVKGGDGYVVRVCPSDMKVPGIIISKASGEENQVEEGESFTVLGEYVLKGAQFGPHETPALKDGELAIIYIKDGEASANRTISLDSDEDSDLLNLTLKETQSDGSVEQLETHQVSFNPEAVNDMGQPAWLQTMLESMSTRLGCVITSDDKDDLFSGITFADVAFVGGSDGTFSKVTAEEYLKALAILEQAPINVTAILSLGCYDSTVLSALKDLAEAVRVDFFYDLSGNQTAAAAITEAKGHGFGGSHQPARYYFPYSCKDSATGMQVVFGISCDAFVAKAKGVAMVPDVGGWHYSPAGTSRGIIDRQNITKIPNLDAIDLEAFVTARINPVKVSASGDVYIDDALTTFSKKNYLRFQHVSSLMNAIARSFYELAEAIKHEPDGVTQESLTKGMTELLERFYSAGALVKPRDKSQGEEPFVITVAQLESDYWQVEWAVCPTGSARRIIGKPILMR